Proteins from one Malania oleifera isolate guangnan ecotype guangnan chromosome 4, ASM2987363v1, whole genome shotgun sequence genomic window:
- the LOC131152787 gene encoding protein S40-7-like, whose amino-acid sequence MANRYAVIDEDFEESDVWAAVKNEREDPSSKIMRNFKDYFGSSSSSSSSSAWTKPTAPRKVPRANNPSSHGAKVVQQSSVPVEIPDWSKIYGKKSSKGSRDGSHSLEGGETSDCVAYHDDEDDDDGGEDEEMVPPHEWIARKLARNQISSFSVCEGVGRTLKGRDLRKVRNAILTKTGFLE is encoded by the coding sequence ATGGCAAATAGGTATGCTGTGATTGATGAGGATTTTGAAGAATCAGATGTTTGGGCTGCTGTAAAGAATGAGAGAGAAGATCCAAGTTCCAAGATCATGAGGAATTTCAAAGACTATTTTgggtcatcatcatcatcatcttcttcttctgcaTGGACAAAACCCACTGCTCCAAGAAAGGTCCCCAGAGCTAACAATCCAAGTAGTCATGGAGCCAAGGTGGTTCAGCAATCATCAGTTCCAGTGGAGATACCTGACTGGTCAAAGATTTATGGGAAAAAATCTTCGAAGGGCTCCAGGGATGGTTCTCACTCTCTTGAAGGGGGTGAAACCAGTGACTGTGTTGCTTATCATGATGAcgaggatgatgatgatggtggtgaGGATGAAGAAATGGTCCCCCCACATGAATGGATTGCCAGGAAGCTGGCAAGGAATCAGATTTCTTCGTTCTCTGTGTGTGAAGGGGTTGGAAGGACACTAAAAGGAAGAGACCTTCGCAAAGTGAGGAATGCCATTTTAACTAAGACTGGTTTCCTGGAATAA